A single Brassica oleracea var. oleracea cultivar TO1000 unplaced genomic scaffold, BOL UnpScaffold00950, whole genome shotgun sequence DNA region contains:
- the LOC106320526 gene encoding ATP-dependent DNA helicase pif1-like, producing MPRPEQSILSEINDTVLQQELNYDVQKEAETHGILFDAMNQDQRIFYNAVLESIRDQSGRLFFVYGAGGTGKRYLYRTLIARLRSTGKVVIPVATAGIAALLLPGGRTAHSRFKLPLTLDDHSMCNIHRGSSLATLLSKADLIIWDEAPMAHRHAFETLDRSLRDLISPEDPLSADKPFGGKTMLLGGDFRQILPVVPHGKRSDTVLASLSKSYLWNLAKVFTLSINMRLRQEDKDFAKWILAVGDGDAETIDSHKVKHDDGDQIIVDESFLIPKSDFPHEALASAVYPNFLHNYRNKDYLRERAVLTPTNSTVHEVNSYLLSQVPSQAREYISSDSVELEATPDDDWTSHYPQEYLNSLEFPGLPNHRLCLKVGAPVMMLRNLNQDHGLCNGTRMVVSKLGDRIIEVEIMTGSEAGERILLPRIQLSPTDTIHPFTFRRRQYPGQLYVAMSRVTTPGGLKILDDTSDKDGQEGVTNIVYKEVFKDLRVTQ from the exons ATGCCAAGACCGGAACAATCCATTTTATCTGAGATAAACGATACCGTTCTGCAGCAAGAACTAAACTATGATGTGCAGAAGGAGGCTGAAACGCATGGCATATTGTTTGACGCAATGAATCAAGACCAGCGGATTTTTTACAACGCAGTCTTGGAGTCTATAAGAGATCAGTCAGGAAGGTTGTTCTTTGTTTATGGAGCAGGAGGGACAGGAAAAAGGTACCTATATAGGACTCTTATCGCAAGGCTTAGGTCAACTGGCAAAGTCGTTATTCCTGTTGCTACGGCTGGGATCGCAGCACTGCTGCTTCCAGGCGGCCGAACAGCTCATTCCCGGTTTAAGCTACCTCTGACTCTAGATGATCATTCGATGTGTAATATTCACAGAGGGTCCAGCTTGGCAACCCTATTATCGAAAGCAGATTTAATAATATGGGATGAAGCTCCAATGGCACACCGTCACGCTTTTGAGACTCTAGACCGTTCCCTCAGGGATTTGATATCTCCTGAAGACCCCTTATCTGCAGACAAGCCGTTCGGTGGCAAGACCATGCTTCTTGGAGGTGATTTCAGACAGATATTGCCAGTAGTGCCGCATGGTAAACGTTCTGATACAGTCCTCGCATCCCTTAGCAAATCTTATTTATGGAACCTGGCGAAGGTGTTCACACTTTCCATAAACATGCGACTGCGGCAAGAAGACAAGGATTTTGCTAAGTGGATATTGGCAGTTGGTGATGGAGATGCTGAGACTATAGATTCACATAAAGTTAAGCATGATGATGGTGATCAGATTATTGTGGACGAGAGTTTCTTAATACCTAAATCCGACTTTCCTCATGAGGCGTTGGCAAGTGCTGTGTATCCTAACTTCCTGCATAACTACAGGAACAAGGACTACCTGAGAGAGAGAGCAGTTCTGACGCCTACAAACAGTACAGTACATGAGGTAAACTCATATCTCCTCTCTCAGGTCCCGTCTCAGGCTAGAGAGTATATAAGTTCAGATTCAGTAGAGCTGGAAGCTACACCAGATGATGATTGGACCAGCCATTACCCCCAAGAGTACTTGAATTCTCTAGAATTTCCTGGCCTTCCAAACCATAGATTGTGTTTAAAGGTAGGAGCTCCCGTAATGATGCTGCGCAACCTAAATCAGGATCATGGTCTATGCAATGGTACAAGAATGGTGGTCAGTAAACTTGGTGATAGGATTATTGAGGTGGAAATCATGACAGGTTCAGAAGCTGGGGAACGAATATTGCTCCCTAGGATACAGTTAAGCCCGACTGACACCATACATCCTTTCACCTTTCGTCGACGACAGTACCCA GGCCAGCTATATGTTGCCATGTCCCGAGTGACAACGCCTGGAGGTTTAAAGATATTAGACGACACTTCCGATAAAGACGGTCAGGAGGGAGTTACTAATATCGTGTACAAGGAAGTTTTCAAGGATCTCAGAGTGACGCAG TGA